A stretch of Bradyrhizobium sp. AZCC 2262 DNA encodes these proteins:
- a CDS encoding efflux RND transporter periplasmic adaptor subunit: MRSQARAIIRELPGRISPTRVSEVRARVSGIIVERLFQQGTEVKAGDPLYRIDPKPFEVELQASQAALDKAMAALDLASQHARRIATLTSQRAAPEAENEKAIGAQRQAEAEVGSRKAEVARARLNLDYATIRAPISGVVGAALVSEGALVVQNDTTSLATIQQLDPIYADFTQSVAEMNKLRRAFDTGDLDRIAPDAAKVRLVLDDGTVYPISGKLLFSEAKVDAHTGQVTLRGQFSNPSRELLPGMYVRVLIEQGIDTDSIAVPQQAIQRDAGGASEVYVVKEDGLVAMQPVRTGAVQDGVWLVSEGLKDGDRVIVDGFQKFVPGDKVRPKEWIDADASVGALPGAPTQASR; the protein is encoded by the coding sequence GTGCGGTCTCAGGCCCGCGCTATCATTCGTGAATTGCCCGGCCGGATCTCGCCCACGCGGGTTTCGGAAGTTCGCGCGCGGGTCTCGGGCATCATCGTCGAACGCCTGTTCCAGCAGGGTACCGAAGTGAAAGCCGGCGATCCGCTGTACCGGATCGATCCCAAGCCGTTCGAGGTGGAACTGCAGGCGAGCCAGGCAGCGCTGGACAAGGCGATGGCGGCGCTCGATCTGGCGAGCCAGCATGCGCGGCGCATTGCGACGCTCACCAGCCAGCGCGCGGCGCCCGAGGCGGAAAACGAAAAGGCGATCGGGGCCCAGCGCCAGGCGGAGGCCGAGGTCGGCAGCCGCAAGGCCGAAGTGGCGCGCGCGCGACTCAATCTCGATTACGCGACGATCCGTGCACCGATCAGCGGCGTCGTCGGCGCGGCGCTGGTGAGCGAAGGCGCGCTGGTGGTGCAGAACGATACGACCAGCCTGGCCACGATTCAGCAGCTCGACCCGATATATGCCGACTTCACCCAGTCGGTGGCCGAGATGAACAAGTTGCGCCGTGCGTTTGACACCGGCGATCTCGACCGGATTGCGCCCGATGCGGCGAAGGTCCGCCTCGTGCTCGACGACGGAACAGTCTATCCGATTTCAGGCAAGCTGCTGTTTTCGGAGGCCAAGGTGGACGCCCATACCGGGCAGGTGACGCTGCGCGGACAGTTCAGCAACCCGAGCCGCGAATTGCTGCCGGGCATGTATGTCCGCGTCCTGATCGAGCAGGGCATCGATACCGACTCCATCGCCGTGCCGCAGCAGGCGATCCAGCGCGACGCCGGCGGCGCAAGCGAAGTCTACGTGGTCAAGGAAGACGGCCTCGTCGCAATGCAGCCGGTCCGCACCGGCGCGGTGCAGGATGGCGTCTGGCTGGTGAGCGAAGGCCTGAAGGATGGCGACCGCGTCATTGTCGACGGCTTCCAGAAATTCGTGCCCGGCGACAAGGTCAGGCCGAAGGAGTGGATCGATGCGGATGCCTCGGTTGGTGCGTTACCCGGTGCACCGACGCAAGCATCCCGCTGA
- the rpmE gene encoding 50S ribosomal protein L31, protein MKAEIHPNYHTITVVMTDGTEYQTRSTWGKEGDKLNLDIDPKSHPAWTGGSQQLLDRGGRVSRFQKKFSGFLKKD, encoded by the coding sequence ATGAAAGCCGAAATTCACCCGAATTATCATACGATTACGGTCGTAATGACCGACGGGACCGAGTACCAGACCCGCTCCACCTGGGGCAAGGAAGGCGACAAGCTGAACCTCGATATCGACCCCAAGTCGCATCCGGCCTGGACCGGCGGCTCGCAGCAGCTCCTCGACCGCGGCGGCCGCGTGTCGCGCTTCCAGAAGAAGTTTTCGGGCTTCCTCAAGAAGGACTGA
- a CDS encoding GNAT family N-acetyltransferase, which produces MTADFTLRPYRAEDEDAAIELWRRTWQQAYPSIDFTARVAWWRERWCNELVPNAAIIVAEQAHALIGFVTIDGSGYLDQLVVSPDNWGSKLATALVNEAKHRSPDGVTLLVNKDNARAIRFYERNGFAQAGEDVNPTSGRPVLKMRWE; this is translated from the coding sequence GTGACCGCAGATTTCACGCTCCGCCCCTACCGCGCCGAGGACGAAGACGCGGCGATCGAGCTGTGGCGGCGGACGTGGCAGCAGGCCTATCCTTCGATCGATTTCACCGCACGCGTGGCGTGGTGGCGCGAGCGCTGGTGCAATGAACTGGTGCCGAACGCCGCGATCATCGTCGCCGAACAGGCGCATGCCCTGATCGGCTTCGTGACCATCGACGGAAGCGGCTATCTCGACCAGCTCGTGGTCAGCCCGGATAACTGGGGCTCGAAACTCGCCACCGCTTTGGTCAACGAAGCCAAGCACCGATCACCCGATGGCGTCACGCTTCTGGTCAACAAGGACAACGCCCGCGCCATCCGTTTCTACGAACGCAACGGCTTTGCGCAGGCCGGCGAGGACGTCAATCCGACGTCGGGCCGGCCGGTGCTGAAGATGCGGTGGGAATGA
- a CDS encoding VOC family protein codes for MLDHVTIGVSDIERSRNFYDLALRPLGIMRLFAEGETASGYGVAPRAFFWISRRSVPQTGAHIAFTTQDRAIVDRFHAEAIAAGGRDNGPPGIRPNYHPSYYGAFVLDPDGHNIEAVCHARQG; via the coding sequence ATGCTCGATCACGTAACCATCGGCGTTAGCGACATCGAACGATCGAGAAACTTTTATGATCTGGCGCTTCGTCCGCTGGGGATCATGCGACTCTTTGCGGAAGGCGAAACCGCCTCGGGCTATGGCGTTGCTCCCAGGGCGTTCTTCTGGATCAGTCGGCGAAGCGTGCCACAGACGGGCGCCCATATCGCCTTCACGACGCAGGACCGGGCAATCGTGGACCGGTTTCATGCAGAAGCCATCGCGGCCGGCGGCAGGGACAATGGACCGCCTGGAATACGCCCGAATTACCATCCCAGTTACTATGGAGCCTTTGTCCTCGATCCCGACGGCCACAATATCGAGGCAGTCTGCCACGCGCGACAGGGATAG
- a CDS encoding peptidoglycan -binding protein — protein sequence MALARARRSESGFNYWPGFVDALSTLVLSIVFLLSVFLVVQFFLSQEVTGKDKALEQLNAKIAQLNDLLSLEKLGKIALDDQVGQLRAGLAAAEGERDRIKGLYEGLADAGSDAQGRTNELNKALESEKTVSSRALAQIEVLNQQISALRRQLAALEEALEASEKRDKESQGRIADLGQRLNVALAQRVQELSRYRSEFFGRLRAILGNRPDIRIVGDRFVFQSEVFFDSGQALLLPEGRAELDKLATALIDLDKQIPSEIAWVLRVDGHTDMRPINSPLFKSNWELSSARAISVVQYLVFLGVPAQRLVAAGFAEFQPLDPAPNEDAYKRNRRIELKLTER from the coding sequence ATGGCCCTCGCCCGTGCACGCCGCAGCGAATCCGGTTTCAACTACTGGCCGGGGTTCGTCGACGCACTGTCGACGCTGGTGCTGTCGATCGTGTTCCTGCTGTCGGTGTTTTTGGTGGTGCAGTTCTTCCTGTCTCAGGAGGTCACCGGCAAGGACAAGGCACTGGAGCAGCTCAACGCCAAGATCGCGCAGCTCAACGACCTGCTGTCGCTGGAAAAGCTCGGCAAGATCGCGCTCGACGACCAGGTCGGACAATTGCGCGCCGGCCTCGCCGCTGCCGAAGGCGAGCGCGACCGCATCAAGGGGCTTTACGAGGGGCTGGCCGACGCCGGCAGCGACGCCCAGGGCCGCACCAATGAGCTCAACAAGGCGCTCGAATCCGAAAAGACGGTGAGCTCGCGCGCGCTCGCCCAGATCGAGGTGCTGAATCAGCAGATCAGCGCGCTCCGCCGCCAGCTCGCGGCACTCGAGGAGGCACTGGAAGCGTCTGAGAAGCGCGACAAGGAATCGCAAGGGAGGATTGCCGACCTCGGCCAGCGCTTGAATGTCGCGCTGGCGCAGCGCGTGCAGGAATTGTCGCGCTACCGTTCGGAATTCTTCGGCCGCCTGCGCGCCATTCTGGGCAATCGCCCCGACATCCGCATCGTCGGCGACCGCTTTGTCTTTCAGTCGGAAGTTTTCTTCGATAGCGGCCAGGCGCTGTTGCTGCCCGAGGGCCGCGCCGAACTCGACAAGCTCGCCACCGCGCTGATCGATCTGGACAAGCAGATTCCGAGCGAGATCGCCTGGGTGCTGCGGGTCGACGGCCACACCGACATGCGGCCGATCAACTCGCCGCTGTTCAAGTCGAACTGGGAATTGTCGTCGGCACGCGCCATCTCCGTGGTGCAATACCTGGTTTTCCTCGGCGTTCCCGCGCAGCGGCTGGTCGCCGCTGGCTTTGCCGAATTCCAGCCGCTCGATCCTGCTCCCAACGAAGACGCCTACAAGCGCAACCGCCGCATCGAACTGAAGCTGACGGAACGGTGA
- a CDS encoding ABC transporter ATP-binding protein/permease — translation MSAVEQIEAPRGTPPRDTLLDEEAFIESQLTQSPADTGAKLRPLLALAPYVARYRGRALLAFVSLTVAAITTLVVPVAVRRMIDFGFSPEGIALINSYFSVMIAIVAVLAAASASRYYLVMTIGERIVADLRRDVFAHLISLSPAFFDSARSGELVSRLTADTTQIKSAVGASVSIALRNIMLFIGAAAMMVITSPKLSGFVLLAIPLIVIPLVAFGRWVRRLSRNAQDTLADASAYASELIGAIRTVQAYTSERMATSRFGGEVEQAYEAARSSTRARAVLTLIIIFIVFSSVVAILWVGSHDVLTGQITPGRLGQFVLYAAFAASGLGQLSEVWGEVSAASGAAERLFEILRVKPQITAPPKPVALPVPARGDVGFENVSFAYPTRSNVLAVDNVSLAVKAGEKVAIVGPSGAGKSTLFHLLLRFYDPARGTISLDGVPVKSADPVDVRARIALVPQDSVVFAASARENIRFGRPDASDAEVERAADLAHATEFLRRLPGGFEAQLGERGVTLSGGQRQRIAIARAILRDAPLLLLDEATSALDAESETLVQTALEELMRHRTTLVIAHRLATVLSCDRILVMEQGRIVEQGTHAELVAANGLYARLARLQFEGI, via the coding sequence ATGAGCGCAGTTGAACAAATCGAAGCCCCCCGCGGCACGCCGCCGCGCGACACCCTGCTCGACGAAGAGGCCTTCATCGAGAGCCAGCTGACGCAGTCGCCGGCCGATACCGGCGCAAAACTTCGTCCGCTGCTGGCGCTGGCGCCCTATGTCGCGCGCTACCGCGGACGTGCGCTGCTCGCCTTCGTCTCGCTGACGGTCGCGGCGATCACCACGCTGGTGGTGCCGGTCGCGGTCAGGCGCATGATCGATTTCGGCTTCAGTCCCGAAGGCATCGCCCTGATCAACAGCTATTTCAGCGTCATGATCGCCATTGTCGCGGTGCTGGCTGCGGCAAGCGCGTCCCGCTACTACCTCGTCATGACGATCGGCGAGCGCATCGTCGCCGATCTCAGGCGCGACGTGTTCGCGCATCTGATCTCGCTGTCGCCGGCGTTCTTCGATTCCGCGCGCTCGGGCGAACTGGTGTCCCGGCTGACGGCCGATACCACCCAGATCAAATCCGCGGTCGGCGCGTCGGTATCGATCGCGCTGCGCAACATAATGCTGTTCATCGGCGCCGCCGCCATGATGGTGATCACGAGCCCGAAACTGTCGGGCTTCGTGCTGCTGGCGATCCCGCTGATCGTGATTCCACTGGTGGCGTTCGGGCGCTGGGTGCGGCGGCTGTCGCGCAACGCGCAGGATACGCTGGCGGACGCCAGCGCCTACGCCTCCGAACTGATCGGCGCGATCAGGACCGTGCAGGCCTATACCAGCGAGCGGATGGCGACCAGCCGCTTCGGCGGCGAGGTCGAACAGGCCTATGAGGCGGCGCGCAGCTCGACGCGGGCGCGCGCGGTGCTGACGCTGATCATCATCTTCATCGTGTTCTCCAGCGTCGTGGCGATCCTCTGGGTCGGCTCGCACGACGTGCTGACCGGGCAGATCACGCCCGGCCGGCTCGGCCAGTTCGTGCTGTATGCGGCATTCGCCGCCAGCGGTCTCGGGCAGCTCAGCGAGGTCTGGGGCGAGGTCTCGGCCGCGTCCGGCGCCGCCGAGCGGCTGTTCGAGATCCTGCGCGTAAAACCGCAGATCACGGCGCCGCCCAAGCCGGTGGCGTTGCCGGTGCCTGCGCGGGGCGATGTCGGTTTTGAAAATGTCAGTTTTGCCTATCCGACGCGGTCGAATGTGCTCGCGGTGGACAACGTTTCGCTCGCGGTCAAGGCCGGCGAAAAGGTCGCGATCGTCGGACCGTCGGGGGCGGGCAAGAGCACGCTGTTTCATCTGCTGCTGCGGTTCTACGATCCCGCACGCGGCACGATTTCGCTCGACGGCGTACCGGTCAAATCGGCCGATCCGGTGGATGTCCGCGCGCGCATCGCGCTGGTGCCGCAGGACTCGGTTGTGTTCGCGGCTTCCGCCCGCGAAAACATCCGCTTCGGCCGGCCGGATGCGAGCGATGCAGAAGTCGAGCGCGCCGCCGATCTCGCCCATGCCACCGAATTCCTGCGCCGGCTGCCCGGCGGCTTCGAGGCACAGCTCGGTGAACGCGGCGTGACGCTGTCGGGCGGCCAGCGCCAGCGCATCGCGATCGCGCGCGCGATCCTGCGCGACGCGCCACTATTGCTGCTCGACGAAGCCACGTCCGCGCTCGATGCCGAAAGCGAGACGCTGGTGCAGACCGCGCTGGAAGAATTGATGCGTCACCGCACCACCCTCGTCATCGCCCATCGCCTCGCCACCGTGCTGTCCTGCGACCGCATCCTGGTGATGGAGCAGGGCAGGATCGTCGAACAGGGCACGCATGCCGAACTGGTCGCGGCGAACGGGCTGTACGCGCGGCTGGCGCGGCTGCAGTTCGAGGGGATTTGA
- a CDS encoding multidrug efflux RND transporter permease subunit, producing MPSFFIDRPIFAWVVALFICLIGAISIPLLAVAQYPIIAPPSISISTSYPGASPENLYNSVTRLIEEELNGASGILNFESTSDSLGQVEIIANFVPGTETGAASVEVQNRLKRVEARLPRAVIQQGILVEEASSAVLQIITLNSTDGSLDEIGLGDFMIRNVLGEIRRIPGVGRATLYSTERSLRIWIDPAKLVGYGLTADDVNKAITAQNAQVASGSIGAEPSTPEQKISALVLVKGQLSSPDEFGAITLRANPDGSTVRLRDVARIEIGGLSYQFNTRLNGKPTAGLSVLLSPTGNALATASAVEAKMKELSKFFPANIGYEIPYNITPVVKASINKVLMTLVEAVVLVFIVMFLFLQNIRYTIIPTIVVPVALLGTCAMLMAAGYSINMLTMFGMVLAVGILVDDAIVVVENVERIMAAEGLPPKEATRKAMSQITSAIIGITLVLMAVFVPMAFFPGSVGIIYRQFSVTMVSAIAFSALLALSLTPALCATLLKPVEAGHGHARTGVFGWFNRVLESSRGGYTRTVKGSLKRTGRLMLIYAALLIGLGWAFVRLPGGFLPVDDQGFITTDVQTPSDSSYARTEAAVEQVEKYLRDRAGVEDVTFLTGFSFLGQGVNTAQAFITLKDWSERGPKDSAAAIVADINRDLSSIRDAKISALQPPPIDNLGNSSGFSFRLQDRGQKGYPALVAAADRLIAEANASPVLQKVYVEGLPPAPQVNLTIDREKAGAFGVTFEDINQTISTNLGSNYINDFPNRGRMQRVIVQADRASRMNADDILNYNVKNSRGQLVPFSAFATVQWSKGPTQIAGFNYYPAVRISGEAKPGFTSGDAIAEMERLANRLPRGFGFEWTGQSLQEKLSGSQAPFLLGLSVLVVFLLLAALYESWTIPLAVLLTVPLGICGAVIAATMRGLPNDVYFTVGLITIIGLAAKDAILIIEFAKDLRAQGKPLIEATIEACSLRFRPILMTGLAFVCGVLPMAIATGAGGASQQALGTSVMGGMIAVVILALLMVPVFFVSVQRVLAGDREPKAEEAAEPHGLPAPARHSHH from the coding sequence ATGCCCAGCTTCTTCATCGACAGGCCGATCTTTGCCTGGGTCGTCGCGCTTTTCATCTGCCTGATCGGCGCGATCTCGATCCCGTTGCTGGCGGTCGCGCAATATCCGATCATCGCGCCGCCCTCGATCTCGATCTCGACCAGCTATCCCGGCGCGTCGCCTGAAAACCTCTACAACAGCGTCACGCGCCTGATCGAGGAGGAGCTCAACGGCGCCTCCGGCATCCTCAATTTCGAATCCACCTCTGACTCGCTGGGGCAGGTCGAAATCATCGCCAACTTCGTGCCGGGCACCGAGACGGGCGCGGCCTCGGTCGAAGTGCAGAACCGCCTCAAGCGCGTCGAGGCGCGGCTTCCGCGTGCCGTGATCCAGCAGGGCATTCTGGTCGAGGAAGCCTCCTCGGCCGTGCTGCAGATCATCACGCTGAACTCGACCGACGGCTCGCTCGACGAAATCGGCCTCGGCGATTTCATGATCCGCAACGTGCTCGGCGAGATCAGGCGCATACCCGGCGTCGGCCGCGCCACGCTTTATTCGACGGAACGTTCGCTGCGGATCTGGATCGATCCGGCCAAGCTGGTCGGCTACGGTCTCACCGCCGACGACGTCAACAAGGCGATAACAGCGCAGAACGCGCAGGTGGCCTCCGGCAGCATCGGCGCCGAGCCGAGCACGCCGGAACAGAAGATTTCCGCGCTGGTGCTGGTCAAGGGCCAGCTCTCCTCGCCGGACGAATTCGGCGCGATCACACTGCGCGCCAATCCGGACGGATCGACGGTGCGGCTGCGCGACGTCGCCCGCATCGAGATCGGCGGCCTGAGCTACCAGTTCAACACGCGGCTCAACGGCAAGCCGACGGCGGGCCTGTCCGTGCTGCTGTCGCCGACCGGGAACGCGCTCGCGACCGCCAGCGCCGTCGAAGCCAAGATGAAGGAATTGTCAAAATTCTTCCCGGCCAATATCGGCTACGAAATCCCCTACAACATCACGCCCGTCGTCAAGGCCTCGATCAACAAGGTGCTGATGACGCTGGTCGAGGCGGTGGTGCTGGTCTTCATCGTGATGTTCCTGTTCCTGCAGAACATCCGCTACACCATCATCCCGACCATCGTGGTGCCGGTGGCGCTGCTCGGCACCTGCGCGATGCTGATGGCGGCCGGCTATTCCATCAACATGCTGACCATGTTCGGCATGGTGCTGGCGGTCGGCATCCTCGTCGACGACGCCATCGTCGTGGTCGAGAACGTCGAGCGCATCATGGCCGCGGAAGGCCTGCCGCCGAAGGAAGCCACCCGCAAGGCGATGTCGCAGATCACCAGCGCCATCATCGGCATCACGCTGGTGCTGATGGCGGTGTTCGTGCCGATGGCGTTCTTTCCGGGATCGGTCGGCATCATCTACCGCCAGTTCTCGGTCACCATGGTTTCCGCGATCGCCTTCTCGGCGCTGCTGGCGCTGTCGCTCACGCCAGCCTTGTGCGCGACGCTCTTGAAGCCCGTCGAAGCCGGCCATGGTCACGCGCGCACGGGCGTGTTCGGCTGGTTCAACCGCGTGCTCGAGTCGAGCCGCGGTGGCTACACGCGCACTGTGAAGGGATCGCTGAAGCGCACCGGACGCTTGATGCTGATCTATGCCGCATTGTTGATTGGCCTGGGCTGGGCTTTCGTCCGGCTGCCCGGCGGCTTCCTGCCGGTCGACGACCAGGGTTTTATCACCACCGACGTGCAGACGCCGTCGGACTCTTCCTATGCCCGCACCGAGGCTGCGGTCGAGCAGGTCGAAAAATATCTGCGCGATCGCGCCGGTGTCGAGGACGTGACGTTCCTCACCGGATTCAGCTTTCTCGGCCAGGGCGTGAACACCGCGCAGGCCTTCATCACGCTGAAGGACTGGTCGGAGCGCGGGCCTAAGGATTCCGCCGCGGCGATTGTCGCGGACATCAACCGTGATCTCTCCTCGATCCGCGACGCCAAAATTTCGGCGCTGCAGCCGCCGCCGATCGACAATCTCGGCAACTCCTCGGGCTTTTCGTTCCGCCTGCAGGACCGCGGCCAGAAGGGCTATCCGGCGCTGGTCGCCGCCGCCGACCGGCTGATCGCGGAAGCCAATGCCAGCCCGGTGCTGCAAAAGGTCTATGTCGAGGGCCTGCCGCCGGCGCCGCAGGTCAATCTGACGATCGACCGCGAAAAGGCCGGCGCATTCGGCGTCACTTTCGAGGACATCAACCAGACGATTTCGACCAATCTCGGCTCGAACTACATCAACGACTTCCCGAACCGCGGGCGGATGCAGCGCGTGATCGTGCAGGCCGACCGCGCCAGCCGCATGAATGCCGACGACATCCTCAATTACAACGTCAAGAACAGCCGCGGGCAATTGGTGCCGTTCTCGGCCTTCGCCACGGTGCAGTGGTCGAAGGGACCGACCCAGATCGCGGGCTTCAACTACTATCCCGCCGTGCGCATCTCCGGCGAAGCCAAGCCCGGTTTCACCTCCGGTGACGCCATCGCCGAGATGGAGCGACTCGCAAACAGGCTGCCGCGCGGCTTCGGCTTCGAATGGACCGGGCAGTCACTGCAGGAAAAACTGTCGGGTTCGCAGGCGCCGTTCCTGCTCGGCCTTTCGGTGCTGGTGGTGTTCCTCTTGCTCGCAGCCCTCTATGAGAGCTGGACCATTCCACTCGCGGTGCTGCTGACGGTGCCGCTCGGCATCTGCGGCGCGGTGATCGCAGCCACCATGCGCGGCCTGCCGAACGACGTCTACTTCACCGTCGGCCTGATCACCATCATTGGACTGGCGGCAAAAGACGCCATCCTCATCATCGAATTCGCCAAGGATTTGCGCGCGCAGGGCAAGCCGCTGATCGAAGCCACGATCGAAGCGTGCAGCTTGCGCTTCCGCCCGATCCTGATGACAGGCCTCGCCTTCGTCTGCGGCGTGCTGCCAATGGCGATCGCCACCGGCGCCGGCGGCGCCAGCCAGCAGGCGCTGGGCACCAGCGTCATGGGCGGCATGATCGCGGTGGTGATCCTGGCGCTGCTGATGGTGCCGGTGTTCTTCGTCTCAGTGCAGCGCGTGCTGGCGGGGGATCGGGAGCCGAAGGCGGAGGAGGCGGCCGAGCCGCATGGGCTTCCAGCGCCGGCGCGGCACAGCCACCACTGA
- a CDS encoding flagellar motor protein MotA, whose product MPSGHSSRSEMEIELSKLSSPRIFLVRMLVFLVLCALVTVVLYKQIIVAFFANPGLNALIGGVLLIGIILSFRQVIRLYPEVAWVNNFRIADPGLALERRPKLLAPMAAILGGERSGRMTISQQTMRHLLDSIATRLDEARDISRYMTGLLVFLGLLGTFWGLIETVGSVGKVIEGLKVGGDAGSLFDTLKEGLAAPLGGMGISFSSSLFGLAGSLILGFLDLQSSQAQNRFYTDLEDWLASTVREYGDGASGLGGELQHAMERMRAAVEEGGGGRSTTAAMANLAEAIQGLVAHMRTEQQMIREWADGQGEQNREIKKLLERIARPPEKSSRQAEKS is encoded by the coding sequence ATGCCCTCAGGCCATTCCTCCCGCTCCGAAATGGAGATCGAACTGAGCAAACTGTCGTCCCCCCGGATTTTCCTGGTGCGGATGCTGGTGTTCCTGGTGCTGTGCGCGCTGGTCACGGTCGTGCTCTACAAGCAGATCATCGTCGCATTCTTTGCCAATCCCGGCCTCAACGCGCTGATCGGCGGGGTGCTCCTGATCGGCATCATCCTGTCGTTCCGGCAGGTGATCCGGCTCTATCCGGAAGTGGCCTGGGTCAACAATTTCCGTATCGCCGATCCCGGGCTGGCGCTCGAGCGGCGCCCGAAGCTGCTGGCGCCGATGGCGGCAATCCTCGGCGGCGAGCGCTCGGGGCGGATGACGATCTCGCAGCAGACCATGCGGCATCTGCTGGATTCGATCGCGACGCGGCTGGACGAGGCGCGCGATATTTCCCGCTACATGACGGGCTTGCTGGTGTTTCTCGGCCTGCTCGGCACCTTCTGGGGCCTGATCGAAACCGTGGGCTCCGTCGGCAAGGTGATCGAGGGCTTGAAGGTTGGCGGCGATGCCGGCTCCCTGTTCGACACCCTGAAAGAGGGGTTGGCGGCGCCCCTCGGCGGCATGGGCATTTCGTTCTCGTCCTCGCTGTTCGGCCTCGCCGGCTCGCTGATCCTTGGCTTCCTCGACCTGCAGTCGAGCCAGGCGCAGAACCGCTTCTATACCGACCTCGAGGACTGGCTCGCCTCCACCGTGCGCGAATATGGCGATGGCGCATCCGGGCTCGGCGGCGAATTGCAACATGCGATGGAACGCATGCGCGCGGCGGTTGAAGAGGGCGGCGGCGGCCGCAGCACCACGGCGGCGATGGCCAACCTCGCCGAGGCCATCCAGGGCCTGGTTGCACATATGCGCACCGAGCAGCAGATGATCCGCGAATGGGCCGACGGTCAGGGCGAGCAAAACCGCGAGATCAAGAAACTGCTGGAACGGATCGCCAGGCCGCCCGAGAAGAGTTCGCGGCAGGCCGAGAAGAGCTAG
- a CDS encoding SAM-dependent methyltransferase → MSFVSTIMGTAERVPLPDTIIRAAIRQLCSRTATRLATGNAESDAWLADEMVARALAEYSDEPDVRGHEVPAEFFARVLGPNRKYSSCFYKEPASTLQEAEEEALRQTVEHADLADGQSILELGCGWGSLSLWMARQFPHSQVSAVTNSNAQRENIEGETAKRGLANLRVITSDVDLFAPEARYDRILSIEMFEHMLNWRELMVRLRAWLKPDGRFFLHIFTHRSGAYLFDRADGEDSIAQRFFTGGVMPSHHLIRQYADLFGVEKEWRWSGVHYQRTAQDWLENFDSHRVEIERVLRKVHGDETVLWMRRWRWFLLATAGLFGYADGSEWGVSHYRLKAA, encoded by the coding sequence ATGAGCTTCGTTTCCACGATCATGGGCACCGCCGAGCGGGTGCCGCTGCCCGACACCATTATCCGGGCCGCAATCCGCCAGCTTTGCTCGCGCACCGCCACGCGGCTCGCCACCGGGAATGCGGAAAGCGATGCCTGGCTCGCCGATGAAATGGTGGCGCGCGCCCTCGCCGAATATAGCGACGAGCCCGATGTCAGGGGTCACGAGGTGCCGGCCGAGTTCTTTGCCCGCGTGCTCGGTCCGAACCGCAAATATTCCTCGTGCTTCTACAAGGAGCCGGCCTCGACACTGCAGGAGGCCGAGGAGGAAGCGCTGCGCCAGACGGTAGAGCATGCCGATCTGGCCGACGGGCAGTCGATTCTCGAACTCGGCTGCGGCTGGGGCTCGCTGTCGCTGTGGATGGCGAGGCAGTTCCCGCATTCGCAAGTTTCGGCGGTCACCAACTCGAACGCGCAACGCGAAAATATCGAGGGCGAGACCGCAAAGCGTGGCCTGGCCAATCTGCGCGTCATCACATCAGACGTGGACCTGTTCGCGCCGGAAGCGCGGTACGACCGCATCCTCTCCATTGAGATGTTCGAACACATGCTGAACTGGCGCGAATTGATGGTTCGACTGCGCGCATGGCTGAAGCCCGACGGCCGGTTCTTCCTGCACATCTTCACTCATCGCTCCGGCGCCTATCTGTTCGATCGCGCCGATGGTGAGGACTCGATCGCACAACGTTTCTTTACCGGCGGCGTGATGCCGAGCCATCATCTGATCCGGCAATATGCCGACCTGTTCGGGGTCGAAAAGGAATGGCGCTGGAGCGGCGTGCACTATCAGCGCACCGCGCAGGATTGGCTTGAAAACTTCGACTCGCATCGCGTCGAAATCGAGCGCGTGCTTCGCAAGGTCCATGGCGACGAGACCGTGTTGTGGATGCGGCGCTGGCGCTGGTTCCTTCTCGCCACCGCAGGCCTGTTCGGTTACGCCGACGGCAGCGAGTGGGGCGTCAGCCATTACCGGCTGAAGGCGGCGTAG